Below is a window of Raphanus sativus cultivar WK10039 unplaced genomic scaffold, ASM80110v3 Scaffold0726, whole genome shotgun sequence DNA.
GGTTCTCCATAAGTCATCACATACCTTCTTGGCGCTGGGGTCCTTGATCTTCTTGGGTGGGAGAAGATCCCAGTCAGAGTACAGGCTACCGGTTTGCTTCTCAACATTGTCAATGAGAATACTGTAAGTAGCATCTGGGCGGAGGATGAATGTGTACACGTGGGTGAGCTGGTCAGTTTCACATGGAACATCCTTCTTGATCAGGTGGTTGGCGTCATTGTAGGTAAGGATAGCATGCACTTTCTTCGTGCTGTAGCCACAGATATCGGGACCAAACATAATGCTGCAGGTAAAAAACGAAGATGGTTGTTAAATGCTAGTTGAtgatatttatgattttatagtCTTTTATAGAAAACTAGACGAGAAAGGTAATTGTACCTGTATGGGGTGTCACCACCAAATTTCTTCTGGTCAACGTCACCACTGAGCAGCTTCATGTAGCCACCACCACAGTCAAGCTTCTGCTCGTGCTTGACCGAGAACTGGAAGACTAAGGTTTTGTCCTTGTTGCTAAATTCAGGGAACTCAGCAGAAATGGCGTAGAACCTGTAGTCCTCACTGGTCTGGATACCTGCAATACAATGAGAGTTGCAACACAGCATTAACAAAAAGGAATCATGAGACGGTTACTAGCTCTGAAAGCTGAATGGATCATACCTTTATCGTTAGCATCACCAGACCAATTTCCTGCAGTGTGGCTCCACTCCCCAGCAGACTTGTCATCTTTCTTCCACTCAGATTTAACCCATCTGTTCTCCCATCCATCTTAAGAAACAAAAGacagaaaaaaatttaacaaaaattgcACCCACGGGCTTAGATTAAAGGTAGTAATACAATGTGAACAATCATCTCAGAGTTTTATCGATTGATGACTCCTTGCTCTAGTGATATATCTCCACGAAGAGTATTATCAATCAAAAGTTAACAACCATTTCAAAAACCTCTTCCGATTAATAATTTCAAATCAATGAATCCCCAAAACTGATAGATCCGTAATAAACCATGATCAAACATTTGCAAAATGATCTTATCCGATGAAATCGTTGCAGCATAATCGCATTTAACAGtcaaaatgattaatatatcGCAAGACGAATACGGACAACACACATCACTGAATCCTAAGAATCTGGAAAAATACagatagagagaaagaaaagcAGGTTATACCATCAAAGCGCTCCTCGAAGATAACTGCGGCGGAAGCGATCGCGATGAGACCGATAAGAATCAACGAGAGGAGGCTAAGGATTAGTTTCGCCATTGCTAAAAACTCAGATCGGAGCTGCTTCAGTGAGATCAGGGGTTGTTGTATAAGACCTGGAGATATATATACTGCGAGCTGCAAGTGAAGTTGCTCTCATCACTGATATTATCTTCGGCCACGTAATCCAATCAGTAACGGACACGTCATCAGTGCTTGTCATTAGAAGTGACATGGCGCTATGATATTGGTTGGAACTGCGAGGGAAAGGGACACGTGGGTAAATACTACCGGTGGGTGGTTATAAGgtccaaaagaaaaagaagtgtGCTTTTCTCGTGGGgaagtaaaacaaaagaaaagaaaaagaagaagcagatCTCTCGGGTAGTTTCGTTAAAAAACACCGCTTGGTTTGTTGGACCGAAACGTGATCACCACCGTTGGTTTTTCTTTAATCTTAGAACAATTCTAAAAGCGTGGGCCGAGGGAAACACTCATGTGTGTTACCATTAATAATCACGACTTTGAGCCCATAGCTTTTAGCTTTTATGTTGTGTTGATGCTTCTTCTTCGTGTGAAGGTTAGCTTGAAAGCTACTCAAAGTCTTACTtcagttaataataataacgaCTCATGAGAAAACGTTATGATCACCACGATGAAGGTTGGAGTCTTAATTACAAAGAtttagtaaaagaaaaacagCTTTGTGAATTTGAAATGGTGTGGAAGTTAGCTAAGAATTCTTAAACAATTTGAACATCTTCCAGTACCACAACAGATGTTAGGCATAAGCACATAGTCACCACCTCCATGGCTTCTCTCTAACTCCATCAGCTTCTTATTAACCCTCTCAGCCATTTCAGGATCATCATAAAGACTACAACAAGCTCAACTCCAAATCAAGTACCACTACAAATCAATGAGTTACATGAAGATcctaattaaaagaaaaagcaaatTTGCAGCTAATTAATCCTCTAaaaccttttaaaatttatcagaAGAAAACAACGCTGTTATATACATACCATCATTCGTTTGGCTTGGCTGATCCAGGATTCCTGCCCAAACTGAATAATCATCGGTTTTCCTTTGAACACAAAACCATTTACAAGATTCTGCATAATTCACAAACAACAACACATCAGTCATTTCCTCTTTATGTGGGTTTAAAGAAACACGTTTGTCTTATATTCAAGCACAAAATGCTTGTCAATGGTATACCACATCAacacatcatatatatatatataatatagtattcAGACTGAAATAGAATTTACATAGAAGCAAGAAGGTGTCAAGGATTATTACCAGCGCACGATGTGCGACTTCAACTGATGGAAATGTCAAAAAAGCTTGCCCTCTCATCCTTCCTTCCTATAGTTTTCTCACGTTAAATTAAAGTCATAAAACAAGAAGATCGATAATAATCCAAGTGAAGTTTAAGGTTATGAAAGCCCATAGACGGACGCATTACCTGCATCAGCCTCACACCAAGACTCGATTTAGCTGCTTCGATGCTTCCAAATTGTGACCCTACATGATTACCAATATTTTTCTATGAATTGACTTCCAGAAAGGCAAAGGTATCAGCACTAAATTAACGACTCTAGATTTTTTTGATTCAACTAGCTTAGCGACATCTTACCAAATATGT
It encodes the following:
- the LOC108806891 gene encoding calreticulin-2 — encoded protein: MAKLILSLLSLILIGLIAIASAAVIFEERFDDGWENRWVKSEWKKDDKSAGEWSHTAGNWSGDANDKGIQTSEDYRFYAISAEFPEFSNKDKTLVFQFSVKHEQKLDCGGGYMKLLSGDVDQKKFGGDTPYSIMFGPDICGYSTKKVHAILTYNDANHLIKKDVPCETDQLTHVYTFILRPDATYSILIDNVEKQTGSLYSDWDLLPPKKIKDPSAKKPEDWDEQEYIPDPEDKKPDGYDDIPKEIPDTDAKQPEDWDEEEDGEWTAPTIPNPEYMGEWKPKQIKNPNYKGKWEAPLIDNPDFKDDAELYVFPKLKYVGIELWQVKSGSLFDNVLICDDPDYAKKLADETWGKLKDAEKAAFDEIEKKKEEEESKDAPAETDAEDEAEEDEGDESDTESKTEAKSEAGEETSEEKDATAHDEL